The genomic region ATCCGGATATTCTGGCGCGCTACGCGGCCAACCGGCTGCGCGTTGTGCGGCAGGTCAAATACTCACGGCACAACGAGAACAGCATCGACCTCGCTCTAGTCCTGAACGGCCTGCCCGTCGCCACGGTAGAGCTAAAAACCGACTTCACCCAGAGCATCAATGATGCAGTAGATCAATACCGCTTCGACCGCCATCCACGCCCCAAAGGTCAGGCACCTGAGCCGCTCTTAACCTTCCCGAGCGGAGCGATTGTCCATTTCGCGGTGAGCAACAGCGAAGTTGCGATGGTTACGCGCCTCGACGGCCCGGCGACCGAATTTCTCCCCTTCAATCAGGGGTGCGACGGCGGCAAGGGCAATCCCGTAAACAAAAACGGCGGCCACCCCACCGCGTATCTCTGGGAACAGGTCTGGTCGCGTGAGAGTTGGCTCGAAATCCTCGGGCGCTACTGCATCACTCAGCGTAACGATAAGAAGCAGATCACCAAGGTAATCTTCCCGCGCTATCACCAGCTCGATGTCACC from Verrucomicrobiales bacterium harbors:
- a CDS encoding type I restriction endonuclease subunit R — protein: MSLHKEISFETEICQHLASHGWLYAESDGSSYDRARALFPADAIAWVRENQPEAWETLVKNHGDRASDTLLTRLRDQLDQRGTLDVLRHGIELLGLKKALKLAEFKPALAINPDILARYAANRLRVVRQVKYSRHNENSIDLALVLNGLPVATVELKTDFTQSINDAVDQYRFDRHPRPKGQAPEPLLTFPSGAIVHFAVSNSEVAMVTRLDGPATEFLPFNQGCDGGKGNPVNKNGGHPTAYLWEQVWSRESWLEILGRYCITQRNDKKQITKVIFPRYHQLDVT